Part of the Novosphingobium sp. ZN18A2 genome, GGCGATGGCGGGAAACCCGCGATCCGAAGCCGTTTTCGCGATTGCCTTCGGATCGATCGCGCCATCCAGCATCGTGTAGGACGAATAAATGCGGAGCGGGACGAAGGGAGCAAACGGCATGGCCGGATTATGGCCCCTGCCCTCCGGACCGCCAAGCCTTGCGAACCACTTGACGGAGGAAAACTGCATCAACGCCAGGGCTTCACGAATGCCCCCCTTTGATTTCATCCGATCCGGGCGTATCCTGAGCGGGCAATCGGGTCGCGTGCCACCTCTGGAGGGAAGGACAACGCGAATGACGGATACGCAGACGCCCGCAGCCGGGCACGGCCTTGTCGAGAGAGCCAAGGCGATCATCCTCAATCCGGCCGAACAGTGGCCGAAGATCGCCGCAGAGACCGAAAGCCCGGGCGATATATTCGTGCGCTATGCCATGCCGCTTGCGGCAATCGGGCCGGTCGCGCAATTTATCGGCGGCCAAATGTTCGGCGTCGGCGCGTTCGGTTTCAGCTACAAGCCGGGATTCTTCAGCGGACTGGGATCGGCCGTCCTGTCCTATGTGCTGTCTCTTTTAGGGCTGGTGGTGCTGACCTTCATCGCCGACTGGCTGGCCCCCCGGTTCGATGGAAAATCCGATCGGGCGCGGGCGTTCAAACTTGTCGCCTATGCCGCGACAGCCGGATGGATCGCCGGGATTTTCGCGCTGATACCGATGCTGGGCTGGCTCTCGCTGCTGGGCCTTTACAGCTTCTATCTGTTCTACACCGGCGCCGCGCCGCTAATGCAGGTGCCCGGAGAAAAGGTGATCGGTTACACGGTGGTCACCGTGATCGTGGCGGCGGTGCTCTATATCGTGGTCGGCGCGCTGGTCGGGACGTTCGCGGCAATGCTGTTCGGCGGAAACCTTGCGACCCACGTTACCCCGAACGACCGGATATCCGGAACGATGACGATTCCCGGCGTCGGCAAGGTGAACATGGACAAGATCCAGAACGCCGCCGACCGGCTTGAGGCGCGTTCCAAAGGCGACGCAAAGGCGGTTTCACCCGATTCGCTGAAGGCCCTGCTGCCGCAATCGATCGGCGGCTTCCAGCGGACATCGGTTGAAAGCACCGGCATCGGCGCACTGGGAAGCAATGCCGAGGGAACGTATGAAAATGGCGACCAGCGCTTTACCCTCCGGATCTCTGACCTGAACGCCGCCGGGGCGCTTGCCGGGATCGGCGCCGCGATGGGCGTAAGCCAAAGCAAGGAAGACGCGAACGGCTATGAACGCACGGGCGTGGTCGACGGGCAGATGCAAACCGAAAAGTGGGACAGCTCAAGCAATTCGGGCACGTTTGGCCGCGCGGTGGATGATCGCTACATGATCCAGGCCGATGGCAACGTCGGCAATATCGACCAGCTCAAGCAAGCGGTCGCGGCGATCGATCGGGGCAAGCTCACCAGCCTGGGCGGATAACGGCGCCCAGGCCTTCACGCAGGCGTGTCTATTCCAGCACGCCTTCGTGAAGGCGGACA contains:
- a CDS encoding Yip1 family protein, with translation MTDTQTPAAGHGLVERAKAIILNPAEQWPKIAAETESPGDIFVRYAMPLAAIGPVAQFIGGQMFGVGAFGFSYKPGFFSGLGSAVLSYVLSLLGLVVLTFIADWLAPRFDGKSDRARAFKLVAYAATAGWIAGIFALIPMLGWLSLLGLYSFYLFYTGAAPLMQVPGEKVIGYTVVTVIVAAVLYIVVGALVGTFAAMLFGGNLATHVTPNDRISGTMTIPGVGKVNMDKIQNAADRLEARSKGDAKAVSPDSLKALLPQSIGGFQRTSVESTGIGALGSNAEGTYENGDQRFTLRISDLNAAGALAGIGAAMGVSQSKEDANGYERTGVVDGQMQTEKWDSSSNSGTFGRAVDDRYMIQADGNVGNIDQLKQAVAAIDRGKLTSLGG